The following are from one region of the Neurospora crassa OR74A linkage group III, whole genome shotgun sequence genome:
- a CDS encoding 5-aminolevulinate synthase — MDSVLRQSKAVCPFMKKATASSLRAMTTAARPAASPCGGAISKLQVLAHRCPVMGKAMAVQSARTGGRASAAPASFVHKAKLHTGRPREAQAVEGVFTGQKAGLPPHPPVKPTTATAANPSPAACTVSGNFGTKFNYEKFYENELEKKHKDKSYRYFNNINRLAKDFPRAHMATKEEKVAVWCANDYLGMGRNKHVLEAMHTTLDEYGAGAGGTRNISGHNKHAVELENSLAKLHATDAALVFSSCYVANDATLATLGSKLPDCVILSDSLNHASMIQGIRHSGAKKIIFKHNDVEDLEKKLAALPLHIPKIIAFESVYSMCGSIGPIEKFCDLAEKYGAITFNDEVHAVGMYGPHGAGVAEHLDWEAHQRGETKGTIADRIDIYSGTLGKAYGCVGGYIAGSAKLVDTIRSLAPGFIFTTTLPPAVMAGARAAIEYQMSYDGDRRLQQLHTRAVKEALADRDIPVIPNPSHIIPILVGNAELAKKASDKLLNDHQIYVQSINYPTVPVGQERLRITPTPGHTKQFRDHLVAALDSIWTELGIKRTSDWAAEGGFIGVGEAEAEPVAPLWTDEQLGIADAVAELRAQASDEKKGVINQLLESVALEQEREALNAAEEVADAAKAAAASA, encoded by the exons ATGGACTCCGTTCTTCGCCAGTCCAAGGCCGTGTGCCCCTTCATGAAGAAGGCCACGGCTTCCAGCCTCCGCGCCATGACTACCGCCGCGCGCCCTGCCGCTTCTCCTTGCGGCGGCGCCATTTCCAAGCTGCAGGTCCTCGCCCACCGCTGCCCCGTCATGGGCAAGGCTATGGCTGTTCAGTCTGCTCGCACTGGAGGCCGCGCCAGCGCTGCTCCTGCTTCCTTCGTTCACAAGGCCAAGCTGCACACCGGCCGTCCCCGTGAAGCGCAGGCTGTCGAGGGTGTCTTCACCGGCCAGAAGG CCGGtcttcctccccatcctcccGTGAAGCCTAcgaccgccaccgccgcgaACCCGTCGCCGGCTGCCTGCACTGTTTCGGGCAACTTTGGCACCAAGTTCAACTATGAGAAGTTCTACGAGAAcgagctggagaagaagcacAAGGACAAGTCGTACCGCtacttcaacaacatcaaccgcCTGGCCAAGGACTTCCCCCGTGCCCACATGGCcaccaaggaggagaaggtcgcAGTTTGGTGCGCCAACGACTACCTCGGCATGGGCCGCAACAAGCACGTCCTTGAGGCCATGCACACTACCCTCGATGAGTACGGCGCCGGTGCTGGTGGTACAAGAAACATCTCGGGTCACAACAAGCATGCTGTCGAACTCGAAAATAGTCTGGCTAAGCTCCATGCTACGGATGCTGCGCTCGTCTTCAGCTCGTGCTACGTCGCCAACGACGCGACGCTGGCTACCCTCGGTAGCAAACTCCCCGACTGTGTGATTCTCTCCGACAGTCTTAACCACGCCTCCATGATCCAGGGTATCCGTCACTCTGGCGCGAAAAAGATTATCTTCAAGCACAACGATGTCGAGGATctggagaagaagctggCTGCCCTGCCGCTACATATTCCCAAGATCATCGCCTTCGAGTCAGTGTACAGCATGTGCGGATCCATCGGTCCCATTGAGAAGTTCTGTGACCTGGCGGAGAAGTACGGTGCCATCACCTTTAACGATGAAGTCCACGCCGTCGGCATGTACGGCCCACACGGTGCTGGTGTCGCTGAGCACCTCGACTGGGAGGCTCACCAGCGCGGCGAGACCAAGGGAACCATCGCCGATCGCATTGATATCTACTCGGGAACCCTGGGCAAGGCCTATGGCTGTGTCGGTGGCTACATTGCCGGCAGCGCCAAGCTGGTTGACACCATCCGCTCGCTCGCCCCCGGCTTtatcttcaccaccaccctcccgCCCGCCGTCATGGCCGGTGCCCGCGCCGCCATCGAATACCAGATGAGCTACGACGGTGACCGCCGCCTCCAGCAGCTGCACACCCGCGCCGTCAAGGAGGCCCTCGCGGACCGTGATATCCCCGTCATCCCCAACCCCAGCCACATCATCCCCATCCTCGTCGGCAACGCCGAGCTGGCCAAGAAGGCCTCGGACAAGCTCCTCAACGACCACCAGATCTACGTCCAGAGCATCAACTACCCCACCGTCCCCGTCGGCCAGGAGCGTCTGCGCATCACCCCTACCCCGGGCCACACCAAGCAGTTCCGTGACCACCTCGTCGCCGCTCTCGACTCCATCTGGACTGAGCTCGGCATCAAGCGCACCAGCGACTGGGCCGCCGAGGGCGGCTTCATCGGCGTTGGcgaggccgaagccgagCCCGTGGCTCCCCTCTGGACAGACGAGCAGCTTGGCATCGCCGATGCCGTCGCTGAGCTCCGCGCCCAGGCCTccgacgagaagaagggtgTCATCAACCAGCTTCTTGAGAGCGTTGCGCTCGAGCAGGAGCGGGAGGCGCTCAACGCTGCTGAAGAGGTTGCTGACgctgccaaggccgccgctgctTCCGCTTaa
- a CDS encoding chitin binding protein: MKLSSALLAASLGLTFAHDTSGGQHVPKALGGRNFLSELKALRSGPMHAATPLSERAPTPKQKSGPRKRDADDQQCGPGLGSCAAGKCCSFEGWCGVGEDYCTAPDCQINYGPGCDGNQKPSGPDTSGVARPKVGKVLYGGGGIYDCVIDGGIALTFDDGPYLYTNDLLDKLKSYGAKATFFITGNNIGKGMINDPSTPYPAIIRRMHAEGHQIASHTWSHENASQLTNTQMTNQMVWNEIAFNSILGFFPTYMRPPYSICGKNCQNVLSTLGYHAIYFDLDTEGYLHDDARQIQTSKNIWDKAVKNSNPAYDSFLQIEHDIHVQTVYNLTDYILTSLFSKGYRAVTVGECLGDPAENWYRTGPAVPSLSSTSSSHQVLEHFHQHSYHNEIHSPCN, translated from the exons ATGAAGCTGTCTTCCGCTCTCTTAGCCGCTTCGCTTGGCTTGACGTTTGCCCATGACACCAGCGGTGGCCAGCATGTGCCAAAGGCTCTGGGAGGCAGGAACTTTCTGTCCGAATTAAAGGCTCTTCGTTCGGGACCTATGCACGCAGCTACTCCTTTGAGTGAGAGAGCGCCAACACCCAAGCAGAAATCTGGCCCGCGCAAGCGAGATGCGGACGATCAACAATGCGGGCCAGGACTTGGGAGTTGTGCAGCTGGAAAGTGCTGCTCCTTTGAAGG ATGGTGTGGAGTGGGTGAGGACTATTGCACTGCTCCCGATTGCCAAATAAACTATGGCCCGGGATGCGATGGG AACCAAAAGCCTTCCGGGCCGGACACATCAGGAGTTGCGAGGCCCAAAGTGGGCAAAGTCCTCTATGGTGGAGGGGGGATCTACGACTGTGTTATCGACGGAGGAATTGCGTTGACATTCGATGATGGgccatacctctacactaacGATCTACTCGACAAGTTGAAG AGCTATGGAGCCAAGGCCACCTTTTTCATTACGGGTAACAATATCGGTAAAGGAATGATCAATGACCCAAGTACTCCCTATCCGGCGATTATCAGG AGAATGCATGCAGAGGGCCACCAAATTGCCAGCCATACTTGGTCCCACGAGAATGCCAGTCAGTTGACTAACACTCAAATGACGAACCAGATGGTGTGGAACGAGATTGCATTTAACTCCATCCTTGGTTTCTTTCCAACGTATATGAG GCCCCCTTATTCGATCTGCGGGAAGAACTGCCAAAACGTCTTGTCAACACTCGGCTACCATGCCATTTACTTCGATCTTGACACTGAGGGCTATCTGCACGACGACGCGAGACAGATCCAAACTAGCAAGAACATCTGGGATAAGGCAGTTAAGAATTCCAATCCGGCTTACGACAGCTTCCTTCAGATCGAACACGACATTCATGTACAGACGGTCTACAACTTGACTGACTACATCTTAACTTCACTTTTTTCCAAGGGATACAGGGCGGTAACAGTAGGAGAGTGTCTGGGCGACCCGGCAGAAAACTGGTACCGTACTGGACCAGCCGTTCCGTCGCTTAGCTCTACCTCGTCGTCG CATCAAGTCCTCGAGCACTTCCACCAGCATTCGTACCACAACGAGATCCACAGTCCTTGCAACtag